One genomic segment of Candidatus Bipolaricaulota bacterium includes these proteins:
- a CDS encoding Dam family site-specific DNA-(adenine-N6)-methyltransferase, whose product MTTKIRRSPLFYVGDKYKLMKQLENLFPKEINNFYEPFVGGGTVFLNIEAKKYFLNDIDKHLINIQKLLIASSKNPEKFFKDAEKIIHKYKFSHSYKNDIVPDSLKKEFKKTYYARFNKEGYDKLRMSVNNYQKNDPLILYILLIYGFNRMLRFNGGGKFNLPVGNVDFNKNVINALNGYFDFVQNKKISITSKDFKKFFSDKKYSKNDFVYLDPPYLISASEYNKLWNKELEADLLKMIDVLDKKGVKFALSNVTHYNGSKNDLLLEWMKKYKVHKIESNYINYHNNGKKIIKEVLITNY is encoded by the coding sequence ATGACTACCAAGATAAGAAGATCCCCATTATTTTATGTCGGGGATAAATACAAACTGATGAAACAACTGGAAAATTTATTTCCTAAAGAAATAAATAATTTTTACGAACCTTTTGTCGGCGGAGGTACGGTATTTTTGAATATTGAAGCAAAAAAGTATTTTCTCAATGACATAGACAAACACCTGATAAATATTCAAAAACTTTTAATCGCCAGTTCAAAAAATCCAGAAAAGTTTTTCAAGGATGCCGAAAAAATAATCCACAAATATAAATTTTCGCATTCATATAAAAATGATATTGTCCCCGATTCGTTAAAAAAGGAGTTTAAAAAAACCTATTACGCAAGATTTAATAAGGAAGGTTACGATAAATTAAGAATGAGCGTAAATAATTATCAAAAAAACGACCCCTTGATTTTATACATTTTGCTTATTTATGGATTTAATAGAATGTTAAGATTCAATGGCGGAGGAAAATTTAATTTACCTGTTGGCAATGTTGATTTTAATAAAAATGTTATAAACGCCTTAAACGGCTACTTTGATTTTGTACAAAATAAAAAAATATCTATAACATCAAAAGATTTTAAAAAGTTTTTTTCTGACAAAAAATATTCAAAAAACGATTTTGTATATTTAGACCCTCCATACTTAATATCCGCAAGCGAATATAATAAATTATGGAACAAGGAATTAGAAGCTGATTTATTAAAAATGATCGATGTCTTAGACAAAAAAGGCGTTAAATTTGCCTTATCAAATGTTACTCACTATAACGGGAGTAAAAATGATTTATTATTGGAATGGATGAAAAAATACAAGGTACACAAAATTGAAAGCAATTATATTAATTATCATAACAACGGCAAAAAGATAATTAAAGAAGTTTTGATTACTAACTATTAA
- the radC gene encoding DNA repair protein RadC — MPKIKDIPKIDRPRERFLKKGADALSKSDLLAILLGSGIKGKNVRQLSENIIKKFGKNFLNITVDDLLEISGIGQAKALQITSAISLVKRFYDENKTNEIVIKNSQDILSLTYDLRDKKKEHLVCLYLNARNILLRKEVVSVGLLDKALLHPREIFYPATELNAASVILVHNHPSGDSSPSEKDNQIIEKIVQAGEIMGIPVIDFIIISQNNHCSFYEKLNKQKSSIDYVADGIQGTLFAMLETERPTYEITAEKIQENYFYIPQVKENHLQLHNRRYIGNKHKLIEWIFSIINKECSGNSFADIFAGTGVVSAVATKHFEKVLLNDFLHSNYAIYRAFFGNEAWDKVKIDNIIKNYNNIYGDDLEENYFSKNFGGKFFSKNSAKIIGFIRENIEENRKNLTEREYYMLIASLLYTADKIANTVGHFDAYFKKEFVNDSFFMKPIDPIDTQEISIFQEDTNNLAKKINADVVYIDPPYNSRQYSRFYHVLETLTKWDKPILFGVALKPEPENMSDYCRANAKDKFAELVKDLDAKYLVVSYNNTYDSKSNSSKNKITLQEIEQILQTKGPTKVFEKKYRHFNAGNTNFNNHKEYLFVTKSKI; from the coding sequence ATGCCAAAAATTAAGGATATACCAAAAATTGATCGCCCAAGAGAAAGGTTTCTAAAAAAAGGGGCTGACGCACTTTCAAAAAGTGATCTTTTGGCAATTCTTTTGGGTAGCGGAATTAAGGGGAAAAATGTTAGGCAGCTTTCTGAGAATATCATTAAAAAATTTGGTAAAAACTTTTTGAATATAACCGTTGATGATCTTTTGGAAATTTCAGGAATCGGACAAGCAAAAGCATTGCAAATCACTTCCGCGATTTCATTGGTAAAAAGATTTTACGACGAAAACAAAACCAACGAGATTGTTATAAAAAATTCTCAAGATATTTTATCCCTTACTTACGATTTAAGAGACAAGAAAAAAGAACATTTAGTTTGTCTTTATTTAAACGCACGAAATATTTTGTTGAGAAAAGAAGTTGTTAGTGTCGGTCTTTTAGATAAGGCATTATTACATCCGAGAGAAATTTTTTATCCTGCAACCGAGCTAAACGCCGCCAGCGTTATTTTGGTTCACAATCACCCTTCAGGCGATTCTTCACCAAGTGAAAAAGACAATCAAATTATTGAAAAAATCGTGCAGGCTGGCGAAATAATGGGGATACCAGTCATTGATTTTATTATTATTTCTCAAAACAATCATTGCAGTTTCTACGAGAAGTTAAATAAGCAAAAATCAAGTATCGATTATGTTGCAGACGGAATACAAGGAACTCTTTTTGCGATGCTTGAAACTGAGCGACCAACCTATGAAATAACCGCCGAAAAAATCCAAGAAAATTATTTTTATATCCCACAAGTAAAAGAAAACCATCTTCAATTACACAATCGCAGATATATTGGCAACAAACACAAGTTAATTGAATGGATTTTTTCTATAATAAATAAAGAATGCAGTGGAAATTCTTTTGCGGATATTTTTGCAGGAACGGGTGTTGTATCCGCTGTTGCAACCAAACACTTCGAAAAAGTTTTATTAAACGACTTTCTCCATTCAAATTACGCAATATATCGGGCTTTTTTTGGAAACGAGGCATGGGATAAAGTCAAAATCGATAACATTATTAAGAATTATAACAATATTTATGGCGATGACTTAGAAGAAAATTATTTTTCTAAAAATTTCGGTGGTAAATTTTTTAGTAAAAATTCAGCGAAAATCATCGGCTTTATTCGTGAAAATATAGAGGAAAACAGGAAAAACTTAACCGAAAGAGAATACTATATGTTGATCGCCTCATTGCTTTATACTGCCGATAAAATCGCCAACACAGTTGGACATTTTGACGCTTATTTCAAGAAGGAATTTGTAAATGATAGCTTTTTTATGAAACCGATTGATCCGATAGATACGCAAGAAATATCAATTTTTCAAGAAGATACAAACAATCTGGCAAAAAAAATAAATGCCGATGTCGTTTATATCGACCCACCCTACAACTCAAGACAATACAGCAGATTCTACCATGTGCTTGAAACATTAACTAAGTGGGATAAACCAATACTTTTTGGCGTAGCACTAAAACCAGAGCCAGAGAATATGAGCGACTACTGCCGAGCTAATGCCAAAGATAAATTTGCGGAACTCGTGAAAGACCTTGACGCTAAATATTTGGTTGTTTCATACAATAACACTTACGATTCAAAAAGTAATTCCTCAAAAAACAAAATCACGCTCCAAGAGATTGAACAGATTTTGCAGACAAAAGGACCAACCAAAGTTTTTGAAAAAAAATATAGACATTTTAATGCAGGCAATACAAATTTCAATAATCACAAGGAATACCTGTTTGTAACAAAATCAAAGATATGA
- a CDS encoding SIR2 family protein: MKKIDKKELKEIIQSGHINLLIGSGCSLDYLTTLKDIEDRMNNEETKGQAQKDYYKLIKKSKAILDESLEINITEKTKLTKTKQNYDSFLGFWANTISSRFLHIVNKQVNIFTTNFDMFMEDSCERLAIPYNDGFAGQINPNFSVANFNKVQRYKSLQFDNTSDIPLFNIIKLHGSISWKAENEKIVYSNGKHIADDLDDKTGNDFDDEYKKIAVINPNAEKHFETVLDTNYASMLRKFTLELEKENSVLMLIGFSLADKHIKNLLDGVMKSNPTLVVVYFSYSQYDETADKLNEKQNSNLYIISPEADFSFEKTTDYLSQIFVNSDIPEQNEDEN; this comes from the coding sequence ATGAAAAAAATTGATAAAAAAGAATTGAAAGAAATAATCCAAAGCGGACATATCAACCTGCTTATTGGTTCTGGCTGTTCACTCGATTATCTTACAACTCTCAAAGATATTGAAGATCGGATGAATAATGAAGAGACCAAAGGGCAGGCGCAAAAGGATTACTACAAATTAATAAAAAAATCCAAAGCCATCCTCGACGAATCGCTTGAAATTAATATTACCGAGAAAACAAAATTGACCAAAACAAAGCAAAACTATGATTCTTTTTTAGGATTTTGGGCTAACACAATTTCCAGTCGATTTTTGCATATCGTAAATAAGCAAGTGAATATTTTCACCACAAATTTCGATATGTTTATGGAGGATTCCTGTGAAAGGTTAGCTATTCCATACAATGATGGGTTTGCCGGTCAAATAAATCCGAATTTTAGTGTTGCAAACTTTAACAAAGTTCAGAGATATAAGAGTTTGCAGTTTGACAATACTTCAGACATTCCACTTTTTAACATTATCAAGCTACACGGATCAATTTCTTGGAAAGCAGAAAACGAAAAAATTGTTTATTCAAACGGAAAGCATATTGCCGATGACCTCGATGACAAAACAGGAAATGATTTTGATGACGAATATAAGAAGATTGCTGTTATCAATCCAAATGCGGAAAAACACTTTGAGACTGTTCTTGATACAAACTATGCCTCAATGTTGCGGAAGTTTACTTTGGAATTAGAAAAAGAAAATAGTGTTTTAATGCTGATTGGTTTTTCCTTAGCGGATAAACATATCAAAAATCTCTTGGATGGAGTGATGAAGTCTAACCCTACTTTAGTCGTCGTTTATTTCTCGTATTCTCAATACGACGAAACTGCTGACAAATTAAATGAAAAACAAAATTCAAATCTATACATAATTTCCCCAGAAGCAGATTTTTCTTTTGAGAAAACGACAGATTATCTTTCTCAGATTTTTGTTAATTCTGATATTCCCGAACAAAATGAAGATGAAAATTAA
- a CDS encoding AlwI family type II restriction endonuclease, with protein MTKRQSEYKPLLFTTTMRNPERLKDFLTVLAEYDGEILTNEIIDKVAKSLIQKGLYQPMKVSSAVKDKWKNEIELSETETEKVFSDNPQSHKEAGFEKGWPSRFDTWFKIAKELGFVWYWQNEEIKFSESGNMLLDKEKPENELMVFANAFAKYQRQNPFRRVLNKNVPLILLIQTIKLLNNDPAYKGAGISRSEIPLLLCWKNDNAESLYREIKKLRKKHGYTPSNEVILDICYELLNETKRDDNSILGDYPDDFIRKMRLTGLLSLRGGGRFIDINSKESATVDYILKNYISYKEFETEKEFFEYIGQVDHDLISTLTVFEAPAKTTKAELEKWVDHYAWDSIKTELLNLAQKKSSSDDILKIIEQPLRLEFLTSLAILKKLPNVIVKPNFISDDEGLPTSFASGGSPDIECLEEKDTVLIEVTLLTGTQQHIRESFSIHRHLEEYVKKGTKSYSVFISPKSFIDTERYFDFIKKDGLEVRISNIDKFVNSLEMKTTLSEATL; from the coding sequence ATGACTAAACGACAATCTGAATACAAACCATTGCTATTTACAACAACAATGAGAAATCCTGAACGGTTGAAGGATTTTTTGACCGTACTTGCGGAATATGACGGCGAAATTTTAACAAACGAAATTATTGATAAAGTCGCCAAATCCTTAATACAAAAAGGATTATACCAGCCCATGAAAGTATCTTCGGCCGTAAAAGATAAATGGAAAAATGAGATTGAATTAAGCGAAACTGAAACCGAAAAAGTATTTTCTGACAACCCTCAAAGCCACAAAGAAGCAGGGTTTGAAAAAGGATGGCCATCAAGATTCGATACTTGGTTTAAAATTGCCAAAGAACTTGGCTTCGTTTGGTATTGGCAAAATGAAGAAATAAAATTTTCCGAAAGCGGAAATATGTTATTAGACAAAGAAAAGCCAGAAAATGAGTTAATGGTTTTTGCCAATGCTTTTGCGAAATATCAACGCCAAAATCCATTTCGTCGCGTTTTAAATAAAAATGTTCCGCTTATTTTACTTATACAAACCATAAAACTTTTGAATAATGACCCAGCATACAAGGGGGCTGGTATATCCAGATCGGAAATACCATTGTTGTTGTGTTGGAAAAACGATAATGCTGAAAGTTTATATCGAGAAATTAAAAAATTACGCAAAAAACATGGTTATACACCGAGCAACGAAGTGATTTTAGATATTTGCTACGAATTACTAAACGAAACAAAGAGAGATGATAATTCAATCCTCGGTGATTATCCTGACGATTTTATACGAAAAATGCGTTTAACTGGCTTACTTTCTTTGCGTGGCGGTGGTCGTTTCATAGATATAAACTCAAAAGAATCTGCAACTGTGGATTATATTTTGAAAAATTATATTTCCTACAAAGAATTTGAAACGGAAAAAGAATTTTTTGAATATATCGGACAAGTTGATCACGATTTAATCTCAACGCTTACCGTATTTGAAGCACCAGCAAAAACCACAAAAGCAGAATTGGAAAAATGGGTTGATCATTATGCTTGGGATTCAATTAAAACCGAACTTCTTAATTTGGCACAGAAAAAATCTTCTAGCGATGATATTTTGAAAATCATTGAACAACCTTTGCGATTGGAATTTTTAACTTCATTGGCAATTCTCAAAAAATTACCGAATGTTATTGTAAAACCTAACTTTATATCCGATGACGAAGGACTGCCAACAAGTTTTGCGTCTGGCGGAAGCCCTGACATTGAATGTTTAGAAGAAAAAGACACGGTTTTGATCGAAGTAACTTTACTGACTGGAACGCAACAGCATATCAGAGAGTCGTTTTCTATACATCGACACCTTGAAGAATATGTAAAAAAAGGCACAAAATCATATTCCGTGTTTATCTCGCCAAAATCTTTTATTGATACCGAACGCTACTTTGATTTTATCAAAAAGGATGGTTTGGAAGTGAGGATCTCAAATATTGATAAATTTGTTAATAGCCTTGAAATGAAAACGACATTAAGCGAGGCAACCCTTTAA